In the Desulfovermiculus halophilus DSM 18834 genome, TGAGAGACTTGAGCGACTTCAGGGACTGGGCGACTTTAGCGAACAAAGCGAACGGATCGAAAGACTGAAGAGATGGGGAGACAGAGGGACTTAGGGATTGACCGTTGAGGGAGGGAGAGACGTAGGGACTTTAGGGACTGGGCGACGGAAGGAGAAGGAACGGAAGTGACTAACGGATCAGAATCTGCTGGAAGAGAAAAAGAATGAAGATACGATCGCATAGGGATCTTGATGTTTACCAGATAGCATTTAAGGCTTCTATGGAGATTTTTGAGCTTTCAAAAAGCTTTCCTAAAGAAGAGAAGTATTCATTGACAGACCAAATCCGCAGGGCTTCACGTTCAGTCTGTGCCAATATTGCCGAGGCGTTCAGGAAAAGAAGATATCCAAAAGCCTTTGTATCCAAACTTTCCGACGCAGAGGGGGAAGCAGCGGAGACACAAGTGTGGCTTGAATATTCCTTTGCCTGCGAGTACATCAGCGAAGCTACATACATCAGGCTGTTCCAAGAATACGATCGTATCCTTGGCAAGATCGTAAATATGGCCCTCAAGCCAGAGAGCTGGAAGTTTTGAAAATCATATCTGTTATTAAATTACATATTTATTCTTTAAATCCTCGCAGCTTACAGCCGCTCTGCCCCTACGTCTCTCAGTCGCTTAAGTCTCCCCATCTCTCCGTCCCTCCATCTCTTCGTCCCTCCCTCTCTTCGTCCCTCCCTCTCTCAGTCCCTCAGTCACTCCATCTCTCCGCCTCTCCATCTCTTCGTCCCTCCCTCTCTCAGTCCCTCAGTCACTCCATCTCTCCGCCTCTCCCTCTCTTCGTCCCTCCCTCTCTCAGTCCCTCAGTCACTCCATCTCCCCGTCCCTCTGTGCTCCCTCAGTCCCCCAGTCCCTTAGTCTCTCCGTCTCTAAGTCCCTCCATCATTCACCAACAAATAAAGTAACATGAAGCAAGGCAGCCATACATGAACGACCGCTCACGCGTAATCCTCTGCATCGGTATCTTCCTCATTACCTATACCTTGACCCTGGGCCTGCGCCTGTATGAAGCCCCGGCCTGGGACAATCCGGGCTTGTCAATCCAGGCAGAGAAGCTTCTGGCCACTCATGATGCGTATTATTGGTTGGCAGGGGCCAAGGATACCAGCAGAAAGCCAGACGAAACCTTAGCCCAGATCACTGGTTGGGTTCATTCTCTGACAGGCATCCAATATGGCAATCTGGCCTTCTGGCTTCCGGCCCTGCTTTCTCCCTTGGCTGTCATACCGTTCATTTTATTAGGCCGATATTGGCGAATGGAGGAAGGTGCCCTGACCGCCAGTGTCATGGCCGCCGGGTGCTTGGGCTTTTTTTTACGAACTCGACTGGGCTTTTATGATACCGATATTTTATCACTTTTTTTTCCGCTTCTCTTCTGTGTGCTTTTGATTCATGTCTTTTCTCCGTATCTGCGGAGCGGCTGGAGAAAAGATGCAGAAGTTGACTTTGAACTGTCTGCAAATCATTCCCGCAAATATATGCTTCAAGTCCTGGGAGTTGGTCTTGTTGGCTGTATGTACATGTGGTTTTATCCTAATGCCAGCCCTATAATTTTGAGTTGTACTGGCGGACTTGTAGTATGTTTTTTGAGCTTGTCTAATACATGGCGGCAGCTGGGTTGGTTGACTCTCGGGATACTTATCATACTCGGCCTGTCTTTGGGCGGAGTGGTGAGTTGGATATGTTTTGGGGCAATTTATTTTGTAATATTTCACAAGCCATGGATATTGAATAATTACCAAGTGGTTAGATGGGGCCTCTGTGTGCTTGGAATTGTCATCTTCATTGACATAAATATTCTTGGCCTCATAATTTCCCTCGTCCGAAAACTCCTCATTTACGCCAAATTCACTTCTTTCGAAATTGGTGAGAAGACCAATCTTAACTTGCCGATAGTAGGACAAAGTATACGCGAATTCCAAAATATAGATTTTGCAAACATCATCCAGCGGGTAGCTGGGCATTGGGCTATCTTTTGTGCAGCTTTGGCTGGTCTGGGATACGTCCTTTACGTCTTTCCTATGTCTCTTATCTTTCTTCCCCTTTTAGGGTTGGCCTTGTTTTCTTTTGCATTGGGAAATCGGCTGACCATGTACGGCGGAGCGGTGCTGGGTGTGGGCCTTGGTTTCGGCCTCAGCCTGCTCCTGTTGCGCTTACATATCAGAAAGAGCCTGCGGGTGGTGGTTCAGCTGGCCCTGTGCCTGGTGGTCCTTTTGCCCACGTTGGAGGTGGCCTCCGGACTGAGTCCGGCCCCAATCCTGCCCAAGCCCTATGCCCAGACCTTCCTGCAGCTCAAGGACAAGACACCTGAAAACGCCCGGCTGTGGCCCTGGTGGGATTACGGCTATGCCGGACAATACTATGCAGAACGGATCACCTTTGGGGACGGAGGAAAACACAGGGGAGACATCCTGTATCCTGCGGCCAGGGTGCATATGACCCACTCTCCCCGCCAGGCCCGGCAGATGATGCAGTACATTACTGTGGCCCAGCAGGAAGAGTTTGCAGCCAACAGCACCAAGTACAAGGATATGAACGAGTTCTGGAAGCCCTATCTGGCCGATCCTGTGGCCGGGCTGGAGGACATGGGACCGGAAGAGGCACGGGAGTTTGTCCGTTCCCTGGCGGACAAGGAATATGACTGGCCAGGAGATCTGCCCCCTCAGTATCTGGTCCTGTCCTGGGAGAACCTGCGTCTGGCTTATTGGATAAGCTATTACGGAACCTGGGATCTGGTCACCGGCCAGGCCGACCCGGGCCGGATCCAGCAGGTCCGGGGAGAAGTGAACTTTGATCTGGATAAGGGGCACATGGAACTGGAAGGCGGCACCCTGGAGCTCTCCGGCCTGGACGTGGTGGATCATGAAGACCCCAAGCACTTCACCTGGGACAGCGATACCGGCATCTATGCCCTCCTCAACCGCATCACAAGCGAGCTCTACCTCATGGACGAGAAGATCTACAACTCCATGATGGTCCAAATGCTCATCCGCAACCCCTCTCGGTTTGAGGACGACTTCGAGCTGGTAGTGGATAAGTATCCCTGGAACCGGGCCTACCGCGCCAAAAATTGACGCACTACCCATTACGCGTCAAACGCAAAATGTGTAATCCAGCAACCAACCAATCTACCCTCTAACGTCTGACCAATAATGGGTAACCCAGCCGGGCGGGAAAATATTCATACACCGTGGACATGAGGCTCGAGGCGAAATGCAAAAAATGGGAGAAAGAAGTGTGAATGAAGTCATGCAATAGGCAGTTACCGGCGCATGATGCGCTCAAACCCTGGCTGGGGCGTGCCACAAAAATTGGAGGGTGGACTGACTATATAGGAAAATTTGCGTAAAAAATTCCAGCCAAGCTCCCCGGTATGGATGGGAAGCACTATCCGCTTAAGGGGTGGATGGGGCCAGAAAACTCGGCCGCCATTACCAGGCAGTTTTGCCGAAACAGTCTCATTCCAAGAGCATTCCGTCAGCCAGTCCTGAACATTCATCAAGG is a window encoding:
- a CDS encoding four helix bundle protein yields the protein MKIRSHRDLDVYQIAFKASMEIFELSKSFPKEEKYSLTDQIRRASRSVCANIAEAFRKRRYPKAFVSKLSDAEGEAAETQVWLEYSFACEYISEATYIRLFQEYDRILGKIVNMALKPESWKF